The following proteins are encoded in a genomic region of Phalacrocorax carbo chromosome 2, bPhaCar2.1, whole genome shotgun sequence:
- the GTPBP4 gene encoding GTP-binding protein 4 translates to MALYNFKKITVVPSAKDFVDLTLSKTQRKTPTVIHKHYQIHRIRHFYMRKVKYTQQNYHDRLTQILTDFPKLDDIHPFYADLMNVLYDKDHYKLALGQINIAKNLIDNVAKDYVRLMKYGDSLYRCKQLKRAALGRMCTIIKRQKQSLEYLEQVRQHLSRLPTIDPNTRTLLLCGYPNVGKSSFINKVTRADVEVQPYAFTTKSLFVGHMDYKYLRWQVVDTPGILDHPLEDRNTIEMQAITALAHLCAAVLYVMDVSEQCGHSLEEQVELFRNIKPLFANKPLIIVANKCDVKRIAELPEESQKIFETFEAEGFSVIETSTLTEEGVIQVKTEACDRLLAHRVDTKMKGNKVNDVLNRLHLAMPTKRDNKERLPFIPEGAVARKKRVEVNTPRRKLERDLEIEMGDDYVLDLQKYWDLVNSSEKYDKIPEIWEGHNILDYIDPDIMRKLEELEKEEELREAAGEYDSEPESEDEEMMEIRRLAQQIREKKKLKILQSKEKDTGGPRMPRTAKKVQRKVLEKEMTDLGLDMTNKDDAHYVRRSRSVTRKRKRDESETPKSAARSRSSSRTPRDVSGLRDEKMVKKVKVMAKKAQKKMNRLGKKGESDRHIFNLKPKHLLAGKRKSGKTQRR, encoded by the exons atgGCGCTCTACAACTTCAAGAAGATCACGGTGGTGCCGTCCGCCAAG GACTTCGTAGATTTGACATTGTCAAAGACTCAGCGGAAGACTCCGACTGTCATTCATAAACATTACCAAATCCATCGGATTCGACATTTTTACATGCGAAAAGTCAAATATACTCAGCAAAATTACCATGATAGACTCACTCAGATCTTAACAGATTTCCCCAAATTGGAT gatattcatcctttttatgcagaTTTGATGAATGTTCTCTATGACAAAGATCATTACAAGCTGGCTTTGGGGCAGATTAATATTGCCAAGAACCTGATTGACAA TGTTGCTAAGGACTATGTGCGGCTGATGAAGTATGGTGATTCTCTTTACCGCTGCAAACAGCTGAAACGTGCTGCTCTGGGACGAATGTGCACGATTatcaaaagacagaaacaaagcTTGGAATATTTGGAGCAAG TGCGACAACATTTGTCTCGTTTGCCAACCATCGATCCCAACACACGAACTCTTCTGTTGTGTGGCTACCCGAATGTTGGAAAATCGAGCTTTATAAATAAG GTTACAAGAGCAGATGTAGAAGTGCAGCCTTATGCCTTTACCACAAAATCTCTCTTTGTGGGACATATGGATTATAAGTATCTGCGTTGGCAG GTAGTAGATACTCCTGGTATTTTGGATCATCCTTTGGAAGATAGGAACACCATCGAGATGCAGGCTATAACTGCGCTTGCACATCTTTGTGCTGCTGTGCTTTATGTGATGGATGTGTCTGAGCAGTGTGGGCATAGCCTGGAGGAGCAAGTAGAgctcttcagaaatattaagCCATTGTTTGCTAACAAG cCACTTATAATTGTTGCAAACAAATGTGATGTGAAGAGGATTGCAGAGCTTCCTGAAGAGAGTCAG aaaatatttgaaactttTGAAGCAGAAGGATTTTCTGTAATAGAGACAAGCACTCTAACAGAAGAAGGTGTAATCCAAGTTAAAACAGAG GCCTGTGACAGACTGTTGGCCCATCGTGTTGATactaaaatgaaaggaaataaagtgaATGACGTATTGAACAGATTACACTTGGCCATGCCAACCAAAAGAGATAACAAG GAGCGGCTGCCTTTTATACCTGAGGGAGCAGTAGCTCGTAAGAAACGCGTGGAAGTAAACACACCCAGGAGGAAATTG GAGAGAGATCTTGAAATTGAAATGGGAGATGATTATGTTTTGGATCTTCAGA aatattGGGACTTAGTGAATTCATCCGAAAAATATGATAAGATACCAGAGATATGGGAAGGTCATAATATACTTGACTACATTGATCCGGATATAATGAGA AAACTGGAAGAAttagagaaagaggaagagctgAGAGAAGCTGCTGGAGAGTATGACAGTGAACCAGAAAGCGAAGATGAAGAAATGATGGAAATCCGACGGTTGGCACAACAGatcagagaaaagaagaaactgaaaatcctgcagtcaaaggaaaaagatactGGAGGTCCAAGGATGCCTAGAACAGCTAAAAAG GTCCAGCGGAAGGTGCTAGAGAAAGAAATGACTGATCTTGGACTCGACATGACTAATAAAGATGAT GCACATTATGTGAGAAGGTCCCGTAGTGTTACAAGGAAACGTAAACGCGATGAGTCTGAAACCCCCAAATCTGCGGCACGCAGTCGCAGCTCCTCTCGCACGCCGCGGGATGTTTCTGGTCTTCGGGATGAAAAG atgGTGAAGAAGGTCAAGGTTATGGCAAAGAAAgctcaaaagaaaatgaatcgCCTGGGCAAGAAAGGAGAGTCGGACAGACACATATTTAACTTGAAGCCAAAGCATCTGCTggctggaaagagaaaatctgGTAAAACACAGAGAAGATAA